The Deinococcus puniceus genome segment ACTTCCGGTCAGAGAGCATGTAGAATCGTTCACACCAACAGACCCTACCCACTTCATGAAGTCAGGTCAGACGGGCTTAATGAGCGCCATGACAGTGTTTCTCACGCCCCTGCCGTTAAAGTGGGTGAATCCATGAAGAAGCCTGCCATCTTCCTCTCATTTGCCCTAGCGTGCGGCGGAGCGGCGGCCCAAGGGGTTTCCCCGGCTGACCCCTTTTTGCGGCAGGCTCCGGCCCAAACCTCCCCCACTCTGCGCGGCGTGACCTCTGCGCCCCAATCGGCTCCCAGCAGCGGCCTGAACCTGACGGGGGTGCAGAACGTCACCTTCGGTAATCCGCGCACCAGCAACAGCGGTTCTCAGACCCGCGTGGTGTTTGACCTCGCGCCCGGCGTGACGTATACCCTGATGCCCACGTTCACGGGCCTGAGAATAGATGTGCAGGGGGCGCGGGTGCTGCCCGCCGTGACCGCAGCGTTGGGCGGCAGCGTCAGCGAATACCGGGCAGGCGGGGGGCAGGCCACCGTATTCACGCCGTTTCCGCTCTCGTTTACCGATGGGTGGCGGGCCAGTGAAGCCACCTTGGCCACCGGAAGCCGCGTGCTGATCCTCGAATTCGGCGCAGTAATCACGGGTGGAGCCAGCGAGTCTCTGCGGGCCTTGGTGCGCAACTCTGCACCCCCCGCGAGTGCCACCACTGCCGAAGCCAACGCGGTTCTGAATGCTCCGCTGGGCCTGAAAGCGGCGGTACCGGCTCCGGTGGTGGCCCCAACCGCAGCAGCAGCGGTCACGCCCAGCCGCACGGCCCAGACTCCCAGCCCTGCTGCACCCACTGCGGCAGCCCCAATTGCGCCGCCCACCACGTCTGCCGTCAACCCTGATCAATTGCCCCCCGGCGACATGGTGCAGCCCAGCAAGCAGTTCGCGCCTGCCCCCGCGCTGCCCGATGCCAACGCCGCCCGCCCCAGCGCCCTGACAGGCCGCGTGACTGGGCAAGCGCAGCCCGGCGCACTGCTCACGGCCCCCCGAATTGGCAAGAATCCCGGCCTGACCCGCGTGGTTCTGGATTTGCCGCCCGGCAGCACCTACACCATTCAACCCACCGCGCTAGGCCTCCGTATAGCCCTGACGGGCCTGAGCGTGATGCCGCAAAGTGGCCAGAATGTCAGCCCCGAAGTCCGCACGTGGCGCTTCGAACCCACCAACGAGGGTGTGGAGATCACGTTGGTGACGGCCACCCCCACCACCGCCCGCAGTGGGTGGCGTGCCCAGCTGTTGCCGCCCACCTCTGGCAGTGACCGCGCCCGGCTGGCCCTTGACCTCTCGCCCGCGCTGGCCAACCTGACGCCGCTGGCCCCCGCTGAGCGCCTGATTGCCAGTGTGCCGCCTGTTCTGGCCACGCGGGGCACCGCTATTCTGGCCCTGAGCGCCAACTATGTGCAGCCGCGTGTCGTCCTTGATCCGGGGCACGGCGGGCGCGATCCGGGCGCAGTGGGCAGCGTCATAGAAAAAGAAGTGACGCTGAGCGTGGCCTTGCGTGTGCGCGACCTGCTGCGGGCGGCGGGCGTGGACGTGGTGCTGACCCGCGACACTGACCGCGCTCTGAACAGCGTCAAGAACACCGATCTGCAGATGCGGGCGCAGATGGGCAGCCCCGGCACGCAATTGTTCGTCAGTATCCATGTGAACGCGATGGAGGCCAACGCCGCCCTGCGCGGCTACGGCGTAGAAACGTGGTGGAATCCCAACCACCCGATGTCCAGCACCCTTGCCAGCATGTTGCAGCGCCAGATGGTGAGCATCACGGGGGCCTTCTCACGCGGCCTGAAATCCAACCAATCGTTGTCTGTCCTCCGCAACAGCCGGATTCCTGCCGCACTCGTCGAAATCGGCTACGCCAGCCACCCGGTCGACGGCCTGAACCTGCAAGACGCCAACTACCTAGAGCGCGTGGCAGTGGGCATCGCGCAGGGTATCCGCGAGGCGCTGACCTCGGGCGTGACGGCGGGCAATGCGGTGGGCGGTGGCGGGAAGTAAGGCGCAGCTGGGCATTCGTGGAGCATTGTCTAAGGGTTTAGGATCTGTTTAAGGTACTGGGGCGGTGGTGTTTCGGTGGCTGAGTGCAGCCTGAAAACGCCCCGCCCACACGCCTTTCTTAGACCCTTAAACATCCTTTCCGCCCCTACTTCCCAAAGCTAGGAACCCGGTTTCCGTAAATCGCGTGGGCGTCGCACTTGTCCCGCAGAATGCAGACCGGACACTTGGGCGCTGTCCAGTGACAGACTTTTTGCCCGTGCCGCAGCAGGTTCACATGCAGTTCGTACAGGTGCGGCGCGTCGGGGGGCAGCAGGGCCAACAGCGCCCGGTGGGCCGCCTGCTCGCCCATACGCGGAATTGCGCCCACGCGGGTGGTCACGCGGTGAACGTGGGTATCGACCGGAAACACAGGCCGCGCGAAGTTGAACAACAGCACCAACGACGCCGTTTTCACGCCCACTCCCGGCAAGTTGGTCAGCCATTTCAGGGCGTCGGCCACAGGCAACTCGGCCAAAAAGTCCAGATCGTAGCCGCCGCGCTCGGCTTTGATGGCGCTGAGGGTGGCCTGAATACGCGGCGCTTTGCTTTCCGGGTAGTTGCTGCGGCGAATGGCGTGGGCCACAGCGTCCACCGGGGCCGCAATAATCTCATCCCAGTCGCCCAGCAAGCACAATTCCTGATACGCGGCTTCCTCATCGGCGTGCGTGGTGCGCTGAGACAAAATGGTGCTGATCAGCTCATGCATGGGCACACGCCGGGGAATCAGGGGGCGCTCACCGTATTCGGCCCGCAACAAGCCAGCCATCCATGCCAGCAACTCGGCCCGTGCTGGGGCAGGTTGGGCGGCGTTCAGGGCTTCGGCTGGTGCAGGCGCAGACTGTTGAGGAAACAGAGAGCCGTCGGTCATGCGGAGGCGCTTAGCCCTTGGTGGTGTTCAGGCCCGGCTCTGTGCCTGTGTCTGCGCCGCCGCCTTCCACCTCGCTCCGGCCCCCCTCGGCGGGTTCTTTGTTGGCGGCTGGGTCACTGTTCGGCGCTTTGCCTTTCTCTTCGGGCGAAATCTCTTTGCTCTGGCCCTCGGCAGGAGAGGTGTTGGCGGGGTCATAGCCGGGATTCTGGTGGTCTTGGTCGGTCATGGCCTCAGCCTGCGCGGGCTGGCCCAGCTTTGGGCGAGTGGCGTGTAAAGGCGTGTTTAGACCCCACTGCATAAAACTGGAGAGGTGTCTAGCTGGGCCTTGAGCTTTCCATTATCAAGTAGTTTACAAAATAGGTCAACAGGTTTAGACTCTGAGGCCGCGTGTGTGAACTGG includes the following:
- a CDS encoding N-acetylmuramoyl-L-alanine amidase family protein, with product MKKPAIFLSFALACGGAAAQGVSPADPFLRQAPAQTSPTLRGVTSAPQSAPSSGLNLTGVQNVTFGNPRTSNSGSQTRVVFDLAPGVTYTLMPTFTGLRIDVQGARVLPAVTAALGGSVSEYRAGGGQATVFTPFPLSFTDGWRASEATLATGSRVLILEFGAVITGGASESLRALVRNSAPPASATTAEANAVLNAPLGLKAAVPAPVVAPTAAAAVTPSRTAQTPSPAAPTAAAPIAPPTTSAVNPDQLPPGDMVQPSKQFAPAPALPDANAARPSALTGRVTGQAQPGALLTAPRIGKNPGLTRVVLDLPPGSTYTIQPTALGLRIALTGLSVMPQSGQNVSPEVRTWRFEPTNEGVEITLVTATPTTARSGWRAQLLPPTSGSDRARLALDLSPALANLTPLAPAERLIASVPPVLATRGTAILALSANYVQPRVVLDPGHGGRDPGAVGSVIEKEVTLSVALRVRDLLRAAGVDVVLTRDTDRALNSVKNTDLQMRAQMGSPGTQLFVSIHVNAMEANAALRGYGVETWWNPNHPMSSTLASMLQRQMVSITGAFSRGLKSNQSLSVLRNSRIPAALVEIGYASHPVDGLNLQDANYLERVAVGIAQGIREALTSGVTAGNAVGGGGK
- a CDS encoding endonuclease III domain-containing protein — encoded protein: MTDGSLFPQQSAPAPAEALNAAQPAPARAELLAWMAGLLRAEYGERPLIPRRVPMHELISTILSQRTTHADEEAAYQELCLLGDWDEIIAAPVDAVAHAIRRSNYPESKAPRIQATLSAIKAERGGYDLDFLAELPVADALKWLTNLPGVGVKTASLVLLFNFARPVFPVDTHVHRVTTRVGAIPRMGEQAAHRALLALLPPDAPHLYELHVNLLRHGQKVCHWTAPKCPVCILRDKCDAHAIYGNRVPSFGK